The proteins below are encoded in one region of Candidatus Flexicrinis proximus:
- a CDS encoding WXG100 family type VII secretion target, producing MVDKIQMDYEAVQQMAQLAKQSADELDEMVGSLKAIVDQLEGGVLIGRAGRALSDGIGERLVPAVGRLSQKFSEISLDLLGALTDLRDSDSQAGGLFGR from the coding sequence ATGGTCGACAAGATTCAGATGGATTACGAGGCGGTACAGCAAATGGCCCAGCTGGCCAAGCAGTCCGCCGACGAACTCGATGAGATGGTTGGATCGCTGAAGGCGATCGTGGACCAGCTCGAAGGTGGCGTGCTGATCGGTCGCGCGGGTCGCGCCCTGTCGGATGGTATTGGCGAACGGCTGGTCCCGGCAGTGGGCCGCCTGTCGCAGAAATTCAGCGAAATCTCGCTTGACCTGCTCGGCGCGTTGACTGACCTACGGGACAGCGACAGCCAGGCCGGCGGTCTGTTCGGTCGCTAA
- a CDS encoding protein kinase, giving the protein MGFENLSGRTFGQYELRDLMGVGGMGAVYRAYQSGLDREVAVKVLPRALAAETGYIERFIREARTAALLEHPHIVRIYDYGTQGDISYLVMALLRGGSLSQRLSQREEISRPRASLGEVAIMLNQIASALDYAHHEGVLHRDIKPANIMFDNQGRAYVTDFGIAKLMGATTALTGTGVAMGSPSYMPPEQWAGQEITPAADQYALGVTIYQTIAGRLPFEADSAAQLMYKHFHEEPTPLSVSRSDIPTSLMLVLNRSMAKAPEARFPNVTQFAQSFEGAIEGSQGDATNFFLYKLKSDKPRPSGAVPTPFAAEVPRTPSNTGVPPSPTSGYYPPQPTGPGTPGYSQPPTQQGGYVPPTQQGQPPSGAYPPGAYPPTATPTGGYPPGSTPSGGYTMPYVQAAPKPWYSNPIALVGALVVVIAAVAIAALALRPADNSAEAVFLTLTSVAQSQISTSQQQTIVAALATDTPSLEASVTPEVIATNTPGVVDPTEEPTSLIVLIPTDTSEPAPSETPTELPASETPTDLPTSTPTFTVTHTATEAATATATETATNTPEPTATNTSDATPTETFTPRPTASATNTATLTPEPQAIGLLEPGSVVTETISNDVPEILFTFEGRAEQVITLTVNATSGNLDPSIVLFGPDGNEVASNDDVSGTDRNAAIPEFTLPIDGIYTVSVLRFRGPRGQSTGSFELRFTESNGQAGELLTFGTPVEGTISDVIPEVDFAFEASAGSTVSVAIYATSGNLDTILELYGPDGALLAENDDSTGGTTNSIIDQFQAEAGGTYVVRAARFRAADGNTTGDFVLTVSEGEPAGPPDSLVSSELFAGESVFGTIDATHPRRVYTYAGTAGETISISLAALDGTLDPLLRILNPDGTVLAENDDAAVGDGNSLVAGITLPVDGVYTVVATRYREDAGETVGRFELAVSRGSAVTNNLECGAELRIGCPAVVNPAMERAVNVRAEPRASGTLVTSIAAGTNVTILDGPRASEGFIWWQVQLADGTQGWMVQRIGFNDVLLVGDS; this is encoded by the coding sequence ATGGGCTTTGAAAACCTGAGCGGACGCACGTTCGGTCAGTATGAACTCCGAGACTTGATGGGCGTAGGCGGAATGGGCGCAGTGTACCGCGCGTACCAGTCCGGGCTTGACCGAGAAGTCGCCGTGAAAGTACTGCCGCGGGCACTGGCTGCGGAAACCGGGTATATCGAGCGGTTCATCCGAGAGGCGCGCACTGCTGCCCTATTGGAGCACCCGCATATCGTACGCATCTACGATTATGGAACACAAGGCGACATCAGCTACCTGGTGATGGCGCTGCTGCGCGGCGGATCGCTGTCACAACGGCTGTCGCAGCGGGAAGAAATCAGCCGTCCGCGCGCATCGTTGGGCGAAGTGGCGATCATGCTCAACCAGATCGCCAGCGCTTTGGACTACGCGCATCATGAAGGCGTGCTGCACCGCGACATCAAGCCGGCGAACATCATGTTCGACAATCAGGGACGGGCTTACGTCACTGACTTTGGCATCGCGAAGCTGATGGGCGCCACAACAGCGCTGACCGGCACCGGCGTGGCGATGGGCAGTCCGTCGTATATGCCGCCGGAACAGTGGGCGGGTCAGGAGATCACCCCGGCAGCGGATCAATATGCGCTGGGAGTGACGATCTACCAGACGATCGCCGGCCGGCTGCCGTTTGAAGCAGACAGCGCCGCGCAGTTGATGTACAAGCACTTCCACGAGGAACCCACGCCGCTCAGCGTCAGCCGCAGCGACATCCCGACGTCGCTGATGCTGGTGCTCAACAGGTCGATGGCCAAGGCTCCTGAAGCACGATTTCCAAATGTCACGCAATTTGCGCAGTCATTCGAGGGAGCGATTGAAGGCAGCCAGGGTGATGCCACGAACTTCTTCCTGTATAAACTGAAATCGGATAAACCGCGGCCGTCCGGGGCAGTCCCGACGCCGTTCGCGGCTGAAGTGCCGCGCACACCCTCAAATACGGGCGTCCCGCCGTCGCCGACCAGCGGCTATTATCCGCCGCAGCCAACCGGCCCAGGCACGCCCGGGTATTCGCAACCCCCAACTCAACAGGGCGGTTACGTGCCGCCAACCCAGCAAGGCCAACCGCCATCTGGCGCTTATCCTCCGGGGGCATACCCGCCGACAGCTACGCCAACAGGTGGCTATCCACCGGGTTCGACGCCATCCGGCGGCTATACGATGCCGTATGTGCAGGCCGCACCCAAGCCGTGGTACAGCAACCCGATCGCGCTGGTCGGCGCGCTGGTGGTGGTTATCGCCGCAGTCGCGATTGCAGCCCTTGCGCTGCGTCCGGCGGATAACAGCGCGGAAGCCGTGTTCCTTACCCTGACGTCGGTAGCGCAGTCCCAAATCAGTACGTCGCAGCAGCAGACGATTGTCGCAGCCCTGGCGACCGATACGCCAAGCCTTGAGGCAAGCGTCACGCCGGAAGTCATCGCCACCAATACGCCAGGAGTTGTTGATCCCACTGAGGAACCAACATCGCTGATTGTGCTGATCCCGACCGACACGTCCGAGCCAGCACCCAGCGAGACGCCGACCGAGCTACCAGCGTCGGAAACGCCAACCGACCTGCCCACCAGTACGCCGACCTTTACGGTGACGCACACCGCAACGGAAGCCGCTACGGCAACGGCGACCGAAACCGCAACGAATACGCCGGAGCCCACGGCAACCAATACGTCTGATGCGACCCCGACAGAAACGTTTACACCGCGTCCCACGGCGTCTGCCACAAACACGGCAACATTGACGCCTGAGCCGCAGGCTATCGGACTGCTCGAGCCAGGCAGCGTGGTAACCGAGACCATCAGTAACGACGTTCCGGAAATCCTGTTCACATTCGAGGGCCGGGCCGAGCAGGTCATTACGCTGACCGTGAACGCGACTTCAGGCAATCTCGACCCGTCGATCGTGCTGTTCGGGCCGGATGGGAACGAGGTCGCTTCAAACGACGATGTTTCCGGTACCGACCGCAATGCGGCCATCCCGGAATTCACGCTGCCGATCGACGGGATTTATACCGTATCCGTGCTGCGCTTCAGAGGGCCGCGCGGACAGTCCACAGGAAGTTTCGAACTCAGATTCACCGAGAGCAATGGTCAGGCCGGAGAACTATTGACATTCGGCACGCCTGTCGAAGGCACGATCAGCGACGTCATCCCTGAAGTCGACTTTGCATTTGAGGCAAGCGCAGGCAGCACCGTGAGCGTCGCGATTTACGCAACCTCCGGCAATCTCGATACGATCCTGGAGCTGTACGGACCCGACGGCGCCCTGCTGGCCGAAAACGACGATTCGACCGGCGGCACGACTAACAGCATCATCGATCAGTTCCAGGCCGAAGCGGGTGGCACCTACGTGGTCCGGGCGGCGAGATTCCGCGCGGCAGACGGCAACACGACAGGCGACTTCGTCCTGACGGTGAGCGAAGGCGAACCCGCAGGCCCGCCCGATTCACTCGTATCCAGCGAGTTGTTTGCAGGCGAGTCGGTGTTTGGCACAATAGACGCAACCCACCCGCGACGGGTCTATACGTATGCCGGGACCGCTGGTGAGACCATCAGTATTTCACTGGCGGCGCTGGATGGAACACTCGATCCTTTGCTTCGAATCCTGAACCCGGACGGCACGGTGCTGGCTGAAAACGATGACGCCGCAGTGGGCGATGGGAACAGTCTGGTTGCGGGGATCACCCTGCCAGTCGACGGCGTGTATACCGTTGTCGCGACGCGTTACCGCGAGGACGCAGGCGAGACGGTCGGGCGGTTTGAATTGGCGGTCAGCCGGGGTTCGGCAGTCACGAACAACCTGGAATGCGGCGCCGAACTCAGGATCGGCTGTCCGGCCGTGGTCAATCCGGCAATGGAGCGTGCCGTGAACGTACGAGCCGAGCCGCGTGCATCGGGAACGCTGGTCACGTCGATCGCCGCTGGAACAAACGTCACGATCCTGGATGGCCCACGCGCAAGCGAAGGGTTTATCTGGTGGCAAGTCCAATTGGCCGATGGCACTCAAGGCTGGATGGTACAGCGGATCGGCTTCAACGATGTTCTACTTGTGGGCGACTCGTAA
- a CDS encoding protein kinase: MKYVCTFCERISPDGNLWCVEQSCLAESKPLVLDTGDSIGDLEIVRRLTVTRTAAIYEARRDEERLMVKVAHSTPEAQDKLKHEARVLVTLMAKRQHYALPTLVSPYRNAPVNERPYGKVGFQNETKYYMVFQYVHGTFLSDSLRTTPQPWYQHAAWIMMQLADAVAFMHENNFLHLNLSPAGVYVRSDKDGIPRPILMDFGYPAENAREYAEIYSGVSYAAPELIRKQNPTKTSDVYGMGALFYEMLAGRPAYPSRSRSWDMVRAEVLEGKAAEIKRSDLPVPPQGKGYRETTVFVGNALTPRPELRQQDVVAFAHEVRRLYGDAPAERKNRRFTRRNLIIAGVAGTTLIVLLQLFSALLF, from the coding sequence ATGAAATACGTTTGTACATTTTGCGAGCGAATCTCACCCGACGGCAACCTGTGGTGTGTCGAACAAAGCTGCCTCGCTGAATCAAAACCCCTGGTGCTTGATACCGGCGACAGCATCGGCGATCTGGAGATCGTCCGCCGCCTCACGGTTACGCGCACCGCGGCCATCTACGAGGCCAGGCGCGATGAAGAACGTCTGATGGTGAAAGTCGCGCACAGCACACCGGAAGCTCAGGATAAATTGAAGCACGAAGCGCGGGTGTTGGTGACGCTGATGGCGAAGCGCCAACACTACGCTTTACCTACGCTTGTCTCGCCGTACCGAAACGCGCCCGTTAATGAGCGCCCATACGGAAAGGTCGGGTTCCAGAACGAGACCAAGTACTACATGGTCTTCCAGTATGTACACGGCACGTTCCTGAGTGACTCGCTGCGCACAACACCGCAGCCATGGTACCAGCACGCCGCGTGGATCATGATGCAGCTCGCAGACGCAGTGGCGTTTATGCACGAGAACAACTTCTTACACCTAAACCTTAGCCCGGCGGGGGTATACGTGCGCAGCGATAAGGACGGAATTCCGCGGCCGATCCTGATGGACTTCGGTTATCCGGCCGAGAACGCGCGGGAATACGCGGAGATCTATTCCGGCGTTTCGTATGCGGCGCCGGAACTGATCCGCAAACAGAATCCGACCAAGACCAGCGATGTATACGGCATGGGGGCGCTGTTCTACGAGATGCTGGCGGGACGCCCGGCGTATCCGTCGCGCTCGCGCAGTTGGGATATGGTGCGCGCCGAGGTGCTGGAAGGCAAGGCGGCCGAAATCAAGCGAAGTGACCTCCCCGTGCCGCCACAAGGTAAGGGCTACCGAGAGACCACAGTGTTCGTGGGCAATGCTCTCACGCCGCGGCCGGAACTGCGTCAGCAGGATGTGGTCGCGTTTGCGCATGAGGTCCGCCGTCTGTATGGTGATGCCCCCGCGGAGCGTAAAAACCGGCGATTCACGCGGCGCAATCTGATCATTGCGGGGGTGGCGGGCACAACGCTCATCGTGCTGTTGCAGCTGTTCTCGGCGCTACTGTTTTAG
- a CDS encoding WXG100 family type VII secretion target, producing MDKVQMKYEELEQIAARISEWAGRTGDSIQKLNQQYQVLEGGGWIGRGFDKFADELTGPVFTSMNKLQEVLENLSNVVRQAGERMQQAEQEAAGRFRI from the coding sequence ATGGATAAGGTTCAGATGAAGTATGAGGAGCTGGAGCAGATCGCCGCTCGGATTTCCGAGTGGGCGGGCCGCACCGGCGACTCCATACAAAAACTCAATCAGCAGTATCAGGTCCTTGAAGGCGGCGGGTGGATTGGTCGCGGGTTCGACAAATTCGCGGACGAGCTCACCGGCCCGGTCTTCACCTCCATGAATAAGCTGCAGGAAGTCCTCGAGAACCTGTCGAACGTGGTTCGTCAGGCCGGGGAGCGCATGCAGCAGGCCGAGCAAGAAGCGGCTGGCCGCTTCCGCATCTAA
- a CDS encoding WXG100 family type VII secretion target encodes MDKVQMKYEELEQIAARISEWAGRTGDTLVKLNQQYQVLEGGGWIGRGFDKFADELTGPVFTSMNKLQEVLENLSNVVRQAGERMQQAEQEAAGRFRI; translated from the coding sequence ATGGATAAGGTTCAGATGAAGTATGAGGAACTGGAGCAGATCGCCGCTCGGATTTCCGAGTGGGCGGGCCGCACCGGCGATACTCTGGTCAAGCTTAATCAGCAATACCAGGTCCTTGAAGGCGGCGGGTGGATTGGTCGCGGGTTCGACAAGTTCGCGGACGAGCTCACCGGCCCGGTCTTCACCTCCATGAACAAGCTGCAGGAAGTCCTCGAGAACCTGTCGAACGTGGTTCGTCAGGCCGGGGAGCGCATGCAGCAGGCCGAGCAAGAAGCGGCTGGCCGCTTCCGCATCTAA